In Piliocolobus tephrosceles isolate RC106 chromosome 4, ASM277652v3, whole genome shotgun sequence, the following are encoded in one genomic region:
- the POC5 gene encoding centrosomal protein POC5 isoform X1, producing the protein MSSDEEKYSLPVVQNDSSPGSSVSSNLQEEYEELLRYAIVTPNIEPSASQSSHPKGELVPDVRISAIHDILHSQGNNSEVRETAIEVGKGCDFNISSHSKTDESSPVLSPRKPSHPVMDFFSSHLLADSSSPATNSSHTDAHEILVGDFLVSDENLQKMENVLDVWSSGLKTNIISELSKWRLNFIDWHRMEMRKEKEKHAAHLKQLCNQINDLKELQKTFEISIGRKDEVISSLSHAIGKQKEKIELMRTFFHWRIGHVRARQDVYEGKLADQYYQRTLLKKVWKGWHSIVQKQWKDVVERACQARAEEVCVQISNDYEAKVAMLSGALENAKAEIQRMQHEKEHFEDSMKKAFMRGVCALNLEAMTIFQNRNDTGVDSTNNKKEEYGPGVQGKEHSAHLDPSAPPMPLPVASPLLPSPPAAVGGTSATAVPSAASMTSTRAASASSAHVPVSVLGAGSAATAASEEMYVPRVVTSAQQKAGRTITARITGRCDFASKNRISSGLAIMGVSPPMSSVVVEKHHPVTVQTIPQATAAKYPRTIHPESSTSASRSLGTRSAHTPSLTSVHSIKVVD; encoded by the exons ATGTCATCAGATGAGGAGAAATACTCACTTCCAGTTGTGCAAAATGACTCCAGTCCAGGCAGTTCTGTCTCTTCGAATCTTCAG GAAGAATATGAAGAGCTGCTTCGTTATGCTATAGTGACTCCAAATATTGAACCCAGTGCTTCACAGTCATCTCATCCTAAGGGAGAATTGGTGCCGGATGTCAGAATTTCTGCAATTCATGATATTCTTCATAGTCaag GAAATAACTCTGAAGTAAGAGAAACTGCAATAGAAGTTGGAAAAGGATGTGATTTCAATATTTCAAGTCATTCAAAGACAGATG agTCATCACCGGTGTTATCGCCGAGGAAGCCTTCTCATCCGGTCATGGATTTTTTCAGTTCACATCTTTTAGCTGACTCTTCCTCACCAGCAACAAATTCTAGTCATACAGATGCCCATGAAATACTTGTGGGCGATTTTCTTGTTTCTGATGAAAATCTTCAGAAGATGGAAAATGTACTTGATGTTTGGAGTTCAGGTCTTAAG ACAAACATCATATCTGAGCTAAGTAAATGGAGACTTAATTTTATTGACTGGCACCgaatggaaatgagaaaagagaaagaaaaacatgcagCACATTTAAAACAACTGTGTAATCAGATCAATGACTTGAAGGAGCTGCAAAAAACCTTTGAAATCTCCATTGGGAGGAAAGATGAG GTGATTTCTAGCTTGTCTCATGCCATAggcaagcaaaaggaaaagataGAGTTGATGAGAACATTCTTCCACTGGCGAATCGGCCATGTCAGAGCCAGACAGGAC gtTTATGAAGGTAAACTAGCTGACCAGTACTACCAGAGAACTTTACTGAAGAAAGTCTGGAAAGGCTGGCATTCCATAGTCCAAAAGCAGTGGAAAGACGTGGTGGAAAGAGCTTGTCAAGCAAGAGCTGAAGAAGTTTGTGTCCAGATCTCCAATGATTATGAAGCCAAAGTTGCTATG TTATCTGGAGCTTTGGAAAATGCAAAAGCTGAAATTCAAAGAATGCAACATGAAAAAGagcactttgaagattccatgaaaaaagctTTCATGAGGGGTGTATGTGCATTAAATCTTGAAGCCATGActatatttcaaaacagaaatgaTACAG GGGTAGACTCCACgaataataaaaaggaagagtATGGTCCTGGTGTTCAAGGAAAAGAACATTCTGCTCATTTGGATCCTTCAGCTCCTCCGATGCCCTTACCGGTTGCATCACCACTGCTGCCATCCCCGCCAGCTGCAGTCGGAGGAACCAGCGCAACTGCCGTTCCCTCTGCTGCTTCGATGACTTCTACCAGGGCTGCTTCTGCATCTTCTGCTCATGTTCCTGTTTCTGTTCTTGGTGCAGGATCTGCAGCTACTGCTGCATCAGAAGAAATG tatGTCCCAAGAGTTGTAACCTCTgcacaacagaaagcaggaagaaCTATTACAGCCCGCATCACAGGAAGATGTGATTTTGCTTCAAAAAATAGAATTAGCAGCGGTTTAGCTATAATGGGAGTGTCTCCTCCCATGAGCTCAGTTGTTGTGGAAAAACATCATCCAGTCACAGTG
- the POC5 gene encoding centrosomal protein POC5 isoform X2, giving the protein MSSDEEKYSLPVVQNDSSPGSSVSSNLQEEYEELLRYAIVTPNIEPSASQSSHPKGELVPDVRISAIHDILHSQESSPVLSPRKPSHPVMDFFSSHLLADSSSPATNSSHTDAHEILVGDFLVSDENLQKMENVLDVWSSGLKTNIISELSKWRLNFIDWHRMEMRKEKEKHAAHLKQLCNQINDLKELQKTFEISIGRKDEVISSLSHAIGKQKEKIELMRTFFHWRIGHVRARQDVYEGKLADQYYQRTLLKKVWKGWHSIVQKQWKDVVERACQARAEEVCVQISNDYEAKVAMLSGALENAKAEIQRMQHEKEHFEDSMKKAFMRGVCALNLEAMTIFQNRNDTGVDSTNNKKEEYGPGVQGKEHSAHLDPSAPPMPLPVASPLLPSPPAAVGGTSATAVPSAASMTSTRAASASSAHVPVSVLGAGSAATAASEEMYVPRVVTSAQQKAGRTITARITGRCDFASKNRISSGLAIMGVSPPMSSVVVEKHHPVTVQTIPQATAAKYPRTIHPESSTSASRSLGTRSAHTPSLTSVHSIKVVD; this is encoded by the exons ATGTCATCAGATGAGGAGAAATACTCACTTCCAGTTGTGCAAAATGACTCCAGTCCAGGCAGTTCTGTCTCTTCGAATCTTCAG GAAGAATATGAAGAGCTGCTTCGTTATGCTATAGTGACTCCAAATATTGAACCCAGTGCTTCACAGTCATCTCATCCTAAGGGAGAATTGGTGCCGGATGTCAGAATTTCTGCAATTCATGATATTCTTCATAGTCaag agTCATCACCGGTGTTATCGCCGAGGAAGCCTTCTCATCCGGTCATGGATTTTTTCAGTTCACATCTTTTAGCTGACTCTTCCTCACCAGCAACAAATTCTAGTCATACAGATGCCCATGAAATACTTGTGGGCGATTTTCTTGTTTCTGATGAAAATCTTCAGAAGATGGAAAATGTACTTGATGTTTGGAGTTCAGGTCTTAAG ACAAACATCATATCTGAGCTAAGTAAATGGAGACTTAATTTTATTGACTGGCACCgaatggaaatgagaaaagagaaagaaaaacatgcagCACATTTAAAACAACTGTGTAATCAGATCAATGACTTGAAGGAGCTGCAAAAAACCTTTGAAATCTCCATTGGGAGGAAAGATGAG GTGATTTCTAGCTTGTCTCATGCCATAggcaagcaaaaggaaaagataGAGTTGATGAGAACATTCTTCCACTGGCGAATCGGCCATGTCAGAGCCAGACAGGAC gtTTATGAAGGTAAACTAGCTGACCAGTACTACCAGAGAACTTTACTGAAGAAAGTCTGGAAAGGCTGGCATTCCATAGTCCAAAAGCAGTGGAAAGACGTGGTGGAAAGAGCTTGTCAAGCAAGAGCTGAAGAAGTTTGTGTCCAGATCTCCAATGATTATGAAGCCAAAGTTGCTATG TTATCTGGAGCTTTGGAAAATGCAAAAGCTGAAATTCAAAGAATGCAACATGAAAAAGagcactttgaagattccatgaaaaaagctTTCATGAGGGGTGTATGTGCATTAAATCTTGAAGCCATGActatatttcaaaacagaaatgaTACAG GGGTAGACTCCACgaataataaaaaggaagagtATGGTCCTGGTGTTCAAGGAAAAGAACATTCTGCTCATTTGGATCCTTCAGCTCCTCCGATGCCCTTACCGGTTGCATCACCACTGCTGCCATCCCCGCCAGCTGCAGTCGGAGGAACCAGCGCAACTGCCGTTCCCTCTGCTGCTTCGATGACTTCTACCAGGGCTGCTTCTGCATCTTCTGCTCATGTTCCTGTTTCTGTTCTTGGTGCAGGATCTGCAGCTACTGCTGCATCAGAAGAAATG tatGTCCCAAGAGTTGTAACCTCTgcacaacagaaagcaggaagaaCTATTACAGCCCGCATCACAGGAAGATGTGATTTTGCTTCAAAAAATAGAATTAGCAGCGGTTTAGCTATAATGGGAGTGTCTCCTCCCATGAGCTCAGTTGTTGTGGAAAAACATCATCCAGTCACAGTG